One genomic segment of Bremerella sp. JC817 includes these proteins:
- a CDS encoding GspE family protein encodes RPDTKIITAEDPVEYYLPGINQCEVKARIGMTFARIIRAMLRQNPNILLVGEIRDEETANTAIQASLTGHLVFSTLHTNDAPSALTRLVDIGVQPFLVAS; translated from the coding sequence ACCGCCCGGACACGAAGATCATCACCGCCGAGGACCCGGTCGAGTACTACCTGCCTGGGATTAACCAGTGCGAGGTCAAGGCCCGCATCGGGATGACCTTCGCCCGGATCATCCGGGCCATGCTCCGGCAGAATCCGAACATCCTCCTCGTGGGCGAGATTCGCGATGAGGAGACGGCGAACACCGCCATTCAGGCCTCACTGACAGGACACTTGGTTTTCAGTACACTGCACACGAACGATGCGCCCAGTGCCTTGACACGTCTGGTCGATATCGGTGTTCAGCCGTTCCTGGTCGCCAGC